One genomic segment of Falco peregrinus isolate bFalPer1 chromosome 7, bFalPer1.pri, whole genome shotgun sequence includes these proteins:
- the NOX3 gene encoding NADPH oxidase 3, translating into MGCWILNEKLSVLLLLVWLGLNFYLFIDTYHWYEDEDAYIYTRIMLGSTLAWARASATCLNFNCMLILLPVSRNLISFLRGASICCGGALRRQLDKNIAFHKMVAYGIAVNATIHIVAHLINIERYHTSQSKEAGELRNKLSGLGKSPNESYLNPIRTYETNTTGEVLTTIAGITGVVITVALILIMTSSTELIRRSCYEVFWYTHHLFVVFFIGLIIHGMGQLVRGQTPQSLLLHNVTYCKDHYMEWDNATQCPLPQFSGNKPVAWKWVLSPMVLHICERIVRFWRFRQEVVITKVVTHSSGVLELHMKKRGFKMGPGQYIFLQCPSVSHLEWHPFTLTSAPEEDFFSVHIRVVGDWTAALFRAFGAEEKAFKELWMLPRLAVDGPYGSATTDFFHYRVSVCIAAGIGVTPFASILKSIWYKCCNPNRALVLQKVYFYWICRDPSTFEWFADLLFHLETKMAEKGKNDFLSYHIFLTGWDESQATHIALHDDDKIDVITGLRQKTCYGRPNWDYEFKQLAENHPSNSIGVFFCGPKTLSKILQQTCNLYSSVDPRGVQFHYNKESF; encoded by the exons ATGGGATGCTGGATTTTGAATGAAAAACTCTCAGTGCTGTTATTA CTGGTGTGGCTTGGACTGAATTTCTATTTGTTTATTGATACCTACCACTGGTATGAAGATGAAGATGCTTACATTTATACACGGATTATGTTGGGA TCAACCCTGGCTTGGGCAAGAGCTTCTGCAACGTGCCTTAATTTTAACTGCATGCTAATCCTGTTACCAGTCAGTAGAAACCTTATTTCATTCTTAAGAGGAGCAAGCATT TGCTGTGGAGGAGCACTGAGGAGACAGCTTGACAAAAACATCGCATTTCACAAGATGGTTGCCTATGGAATAGCTGTAAATGCAA CCATCCATATTGTTGCCCACTTGATCAACATCGAGCGGTATCATACCAGCCAGTCAAAGGAAGCCGGAGAGTTACGGAATAAACTTTCTGGCCTTGGCAAGAGCCCAAATGAAAGCTACTTGAACCCAATCAGGACCTATGAAACA AACACAACAGGAGAGGTACTAACCACCATAGCTGGAATAACTGGAGTCGTGATAACTGTGGCTTTAATTCTGATCATGACTTCATCCACTGAGCTCATCAGAAGGTCATGCTATGAGGTGTTCTGGTATACTCATCACCtctttgtggttttcttcattGGTTTAATAATCCATGGTATGGG TCAGCTTGTCCGAGGTCAGACGCCTCAGAGTCTGCTGCTTCACAATGTCACTTACTGTAAAGATCACTACATGGAATGGGACAATGCCACTCAGTGCCCTTTGCCGCAGTTTTCTGGCAACAAACCTGTG GCTTGGAAGTGGGTTTTAAGTCCTATGGTATTGCACATCTGTGAAAGAATTGTTAGATTTTGGAGATTTCGACAGGAGGTGGTCATTACTAAG GTGGTGACACATTCCTCGGGAGTCCTTGAGCTTCACATGAAGAAACGTGGCTTTAAAATGGGACCTGGTCAATACATCTTTCTACAGTGCCCCTCTGTCTCACATCTGGAGTGGCACCCGTTCACCCTCACCTCAGCTCCTGAGGAGGACTTCTTCAGTGTTCACATACGGGTTGTCGGGGACTGGACTGCAGCCCTCTTTAGGGCCTTCggagcagaggaaaaagcttTCAAGGAACTGTGGATGTTACCAAG ACTGGCCGTGGATGGACCATACGGATCTGCAACCACAGATTTCTTCCACTACCGAGTGAGTGTATGCATTGCAGCAGGAATTGGAGTCACACCATTTGCctctattttaaaatccatttggTACAAATGCTGCAACCCCAATAGAGCACTGGTGCTCCAGAAG gtttatttttattggattTGTCGAGACCCATCAACATTTGAGTGGTTTGCTGATCTTCTGTTccatttggaaacaaaaatggcggaaaaagggaaaaatgattTTCTAAGTTATCACATATTTCTTACTGGCTGGGATGAAAGTCAG GCTACTCACATAGCCCTACATGATGATGACAAGATAGATGTAATTACTGGTTTGAGACAGAAGACCTGCTATGGAAGGCCAAACTGGGACTATGAGTTCAAGCAACTAGCTGAAAACCATCCTAG CAACAGTATTGGAGTATTCTTCTGTGGACCCAAGACTCTCTCTAAGATCCTTCAACAGACATGCAACTTATATTCATCAGTTGATCCAAGAGGAGTTCAGTTTCACTATAACAAAGAAAGTTTCTAG